A DNA window from Pseudomonas sp. GD03919 contains the following coding sequences:
- a CDS encoding fumarylacetoacetate hydrolase family protein, protein MSYQHQYVDGTTVHFPLGKVVCIGRNYAEHAAELNNPVPTEPLLFIKPGSCVVPLEGGFVIPEDRGSVHYEAEIAVLIGKPLSKKPDAEEVRDAISGFAPALDLTLRDVQARLKEKGYPWEIAKSFDGACVLAPFVPGDAIEDLADIGIRLLINGETRQDGNSRDMLNPIVSMIQHMAGHFALQPGDVILTGTPVGVGALNKGDELVLELVGHSSFTSRVL, encoded by the coding sequence ACCGTCCACTTCCCGCTCGGCAAGGTCGTCTGCATCGGCCGCAACTACGCCGAGCATGCCGCCGAACTGAACAACCCGGTGCCCACCGAGCCGCTGCTGTTCATCAAACCCGGCTCCTGCGTGGTGCCGCTAGAGGGTGGCTTTGTCATCCCCGAGGATCGCGGCTCGGTGCATTACGAGGCGGAAATCGCCGTGTTGATCGGCAAGCCACTGTCGAAAAAGCCGGATGCCGAAGAAGTGCGTGACGCCATCAGCGGTTTCGCGCCGGCGCTGGACCTGACCCTGCGCGACGTGCAGGCCAGGCTCAAGGAGAAGGGCTATCCCTGGGAAATCGCCAAGAGTTTCGACGGCGCCTGCGTACTGGCGCCTTTCGTGCCGGGTGATGCCATCGAGGATCTGGCTGATATTGGCATTCGCCTGTTGATCAACGGTGAAACCCGCCAGGACGGCAACAGCCGCGACATGCTCAACCCCATCGTGTCGATGATCCAGCACATGGCCGGGCACTTTGCCCTGCAGCCGGGCGACGTGATTCTCACCGGTACGCCGGTCGGCGTGGGTGCGCTGAACAAGGGCGACGAGTTGGTGCTGGAGCTGGTCGGTCACAGTAGTTTCACCAGCCGCGTGTTATAA